The Eubacterium maltosivorans genome includes the window ACCAAGACCGCCAGAATATTAAAGGCGTTCAGCAGACCGCCGGGCAGCGCGCTCAGCAGCACATTTTTCAAAAAGTGGCCGCGCACCTGACTGTAGGAAGGCTCAAAGGTCAGGGCAAAGGATGGAATGCCAATCATCAGTCCGCTGATGAGGGTGATGTGTATGGGCAGGAAGGGATAGGGGATGGCGGCAAACAGCAGAACCACGGACAGAATAAAGGAAAAAATATTCTTGACCAGAAACAGCGCCGCAGACCGTTCAATATTGTTGATGACCCGCCGCCCCTCTTTTACAATCTGGGGCATCGCGGAAAAATCCGAATCCAGCAGTACCATCTGAGAGGCATGCTGGGCCGCTTCGCTGCCAGCGGCCATGGCGATGCTGCAATCCGCCTCTTTGAGGGCCAGCACATCGTTGACCCCGTCCCCGATCATGGCGACTGTGTGGCCGTTGGCCTTCAGCCCGCGGATCAGCCGGCGTTTCTGCTCAGGCGTTACCCGCCCAAAAACGTTGTGGCTTTCGGCTTCAGCCGAGAGGTCCGTGCCTTCGGGCAGCACACTGGCATCCAGGTAGGCGCCGGCGCCATTGATCCCAGCCCGCCCGGCAATTTCCGACACGGCCTCAGCATTGTCGCCGGAGATTACCTTGATGGTAACACCCTGCTCCTTAAAGTAAGCCAGTGTCTCGTGGACATCCTTCCGGAGCTTGTCCGAGAGAATGATAAATCCCAGAGGCGTTAAGGTCTCTGTCTCCGGCGCATCGTCGGCCGAAACGGTTCCGCGGGCAAACAGCAGCACCCGCTGTCCTGAGGTCAGATAAGGCTTCAGCAGAGAGTCGAACCGTGGGGCGGCTGCTCCCAGAAGCCTTTCCGGCGCGCCCAGAAAGCAGGCGTCGCCATCCTCATAGACGATCGCGTTCCATTTGCGTTCAGAGGAAAAGGGGATTTCCCGCCGGACAGGGGGCGCTTTATCCGCTGGGCCAAAATATCGGGCAAGGGCTGTGGCCGTAGCGTTTTCCGACGTGCTGGCGCTCAGAAAAACGGCCAGCTCCTGACCAAAGGCAGCCCTGGAGCAATTTGCCAGCGGAAGGACTTTGGCCACCTCCATCACGCCCTCGGTCAGGGTGCCGGTTTTATCCAGACACAGCGTGTCGACCCGGGCCAGGTTCTCGATGCAGGACAGCTCGTGGACCAGTGTTCTGCGGCGGGCCAGGTTCATCACGCTCACTGCCAGGGCAATGTTGACCAGCAGGTACAGCCCCTCCGGGATCATGCCCACCATGGCTGCCACCGTGGAGCTGACTGCATAAGGGACGCCTGTGTTTAAGAGCGCGCTCTGTTTAAAAAACATGATGAGCCCGAGTGGAATAATGCCAATGCCGATAAATTTCAGCAGGCGGTCCAGGTCGCGCATCATCTCTGAACGGTGCTTTTTGCGGCGCTTGGCCTCCCGGGTGATGCTGGCAGCGTAAGCGTCATCGCCTACCCGGTCCAGTCTCGCTGAGCAGCGGCCTGATACGACAAAACTGCCAGACAGCAGGGTATCGCCGGGACGCTTGACGATGATGTCCGACTCGCCGGTGAGCAGGGATTCGTTGACCTCTGCTGTGCCCTCGCATAAAATGGCGTCCGCGCAGATCGAGCTGCCTGGTCCAAAGTGTACGATATCGTCTAAAACCAGCTCAGACGGCGGCAGAGACAGCACCCTGCCGTCCCGTACCACGCGGGTATTCTGTTCAGAGAGCAGCGTGATTTTATCCAGCGTGCGCTTTACCTTTAGTTCCTGGACAATGCCGATGAGAACATTGACTACAACAATGCCAATAAACAACATATCGGTATAGGCTTTGACCAGAAAAAGACAGAACGCCAGCGCAAAGAACAGAAAATTGAAAAAGGTAAAGATGTTGTCAAAAATGATCTGCCCTTCCGTTTTTGAGAGCTGTTCCTTTGTCTGGTTGTGCCAGCCGGCTTTTTTCCGCTGAGCGGCCTCAGCACTGCTCAGTCCGGCAGAGGGCGGCGGTGTCAGGCGTGTGATGGGCGGGCGGTTGTGTGAGTGCTGCTTTTTCATCCTGCTTATGGATCCTTTCGTTTTCGTTAAAGCTATTGTATCAGCAAAATCTTACTGTCGACTCGTCAAAATTCTTACTTTTTTGTTAAGATTGCGGAAAACCGCTTAACAGAATAAAAATCTTAAAATCTATAATATTTTGAAAAAATATTTTTATAAAAAGATGCGTTAGCTAAATGAATTAAAGATCAAAATAAAGATAAAAGAAAAAAGTTTAAATACTAATTTAAAAAATAAACAAGAAAAAGGATGTATGAAAACAAAAAAATAAACGTTTTCTCTAATCTGATAAGAAAAATCCTGGTATTATCAGAAATGATAAAATGGATTTGTCTAAAAAATCGTAAAAAATACAATGAAACGGCCGGATAAAGCCATAAAAACATAAGATTTCCGAAAAACGAAAAGTTGGCACAGGACTTGCATTAGTATAAAGGCATAAGCTAGCTAAGAAAAAATAAAAGAACGAGGAGAAGGGTTATGTTAAAAGGAAACTTATTTGACACATTTTATTCAAAGGAAGATATCGAACTGATACACGAGAGCGTGCTGAGAGTATTCAACGAAGTCGGCGTAAAGTTTGAATACGAAGAAGCACTGGAACTGTTCAAGAAACACGGCGCCCGGGTTGAGGGAGACCTGGTATTCATTCCAGAGGAATTACTCAACAAAGCATTGAGCACCATCCCGGAATCATTTGAAATCGTGGGACCAGAAAGCAAGCTGGAAATCGGAATCGGCAAAGGCTTAGTGGTTGCGCCGACCAACGGCTGCCCGAACCTGGAAGACTGGGACGGCAACTACCGCCAGACCAACGCAGACGATCTGGAAAACTTCTACAAAATCATCAATACCAGCGATGTTTACGGCATCTCCAGTCAGGTA containing:
- a CDS encoding HAD-IC family P-type ATPase: MKKQHSHNRPPITRLTPPPSAGLSSAEAAQRKKAGWHNQTKEQLSKTEGQIIFDNIFTFFNFLFFALAFCLFLVKAYTDMLFIGIVVVNVLIGIVQELKVKRTLDKITLLSEQNTRVVRDGRVLSLPPSELVLDDIVHFGPGSSICADAILCEGTAEVNESLLTGESDIIVKRPGDTLLSGSFVVSGRCSARLDRVGDDAYAASITREAKRRKKHRSEMMRDLDRLLKFIGIGIIPLGLIMFFKQSALLNTGVPYAVSSTVAAMVGMIPEGLYLLVNIALAVSVMNLARRRTLVHELSCIENLARVDTLCLDKTGTLTEGVMEVAKVLPLANCSRAAFGQELAVFLSASTSENATATALARYFGPADKAPPVRREIPFSSERKWNAIVYEDGDACFLGAPERLLGAAAPRFDSLLKPYLTSGQRVLLFARGTVSADDAPETETLTPLGFIILSDKLRKDVHETLAYFKEQGVTIKVISGDNAEAVSEIAGRAGINGAGAYLDASVLPEGTDLSAEAESHNVFGRVTPEQKRRLIRGLKANGHTVAMIGDGVNDVLALKEADCSIAMAAGSEAAQHASQMVLLDSDFSAMPQIVKEGRRVINNIERSAALFLVKNIFSFILSVVLLFAAIPYPFLPIHITLISGLMIGIPSFALTFEPSYSQVRGHFLKNVLLSALPGGLLNAFNILAVLVVGTSLGLPLEQLSTICTLLAGIAGLLVLFVLCQPLNLPRAGLIAAMGLGFFGAAFLFGPLFHLSPLSLEGFITLGGFTILSPLLMAALVALCRRFQKRVRKLPLPLPEARKLI